A genome region from Thermomonospora amylolytica includes the following:
- a CDS encoding YbdD/YjiX family protein has protein sequence MTRTASLPAALRTRLRNAWHLFREFSGERAYEIYVEHHRRHHPGEPVMSEREFWRRHTDDRDTNPRTTCC, from the coding sequence ATGACCCGCACCGCGTCCCTGCCCGCAGCGTTGCGGACCCGACTGCGCAACGCCTGGCACCTGTTCCGCGAGTTCTCCGGCGAGCGCGCCTACGAGATCTACGTCGAGCACCACCGCCGCCACCACCCCGGCGAGCCGGTGATGTCCGAACGCGAGTTCTGGCGCAGGCACACCGACGACCGGGACACCAACCCCCGCACCACCTGCTGCTGA
- a CDS encoding DUF1152 domain-containing protein, whose product MKGAERVLVAGAGGGFDVYAGLPIALALMESGKRVHLANLSFSFLYGLDDEVWLEPDVAAVTPETKGPSDYFPEGVLARWLERQGLPSTVYAFPKVGVRPLTAAYRALVSHLGIDAIVLVDGGTDILMRGDEAGLGTPEEDMASLAAVHRLDVPEKVVACVGFGVDAYHGVNHAQVLENLAALDASDHYLGAFSVPRNSREGALYLDAVADAQAATPERPSIVNGSIAAALRGQFGNVQFTERTRRSELFINPLMTLYFVVDLDGLAGRSLYLERLTGTVLMRQVGSVIDGFRENVRRRPPRTIPH is encoded by the coding sequence TTGAAGGGGGCTGAGCGGGTTCTGGTGGCGGGGGCCGGCGGGGGCTTCGACGTGTACGCGGGGCTGCCCATCGCCTTGGCGCTGATGGAGTCCGGCAAGCGGGTCCATCTGGCGAACCTGTCGTTCAGTTTCCTGTACGGGCTGGACGACGAGGTGTGGCTCGAGCCGGACGTCGCGGCCGTCACGCCGGAAACCAAGGGGCCTTCGGACTACTTCCCGGAGGGCGTGCTGGCGCGGTGGCTGGAACGGCAGGGCCTGCCTTCGACGGTGTACGCGTTCCCCAAGGTGGGGGTGCGGCCGCTGACCGCGGCGTACCGGGCGTTGGTCTCGCATCTGGGGATCGACGCGATCGTGCTGGTGGACGGCGGGACCGACATCCTGATGCGGGGGGACGAGGCGGGGCTCGGCACGCCCGAGGAGGACATGGCGAGCCTGGCCGCGGTGCACCGGCTCGACGTTCCGGAGAAGGTCGTCGCCTGCGTGGGTTTCGGGGTCGACGCCTATCACGGGGTCAACCACGCCCAGGTGCTGGAGAACCTCGCGGCGCTGGACGCCTCCGATCATTACCTCGGGGCGTTCTCGGTGCCCCGGAACAGCCGGGAGGGCGCGCTCTACCTGGACGCGGTCGCCGACGCCCAGGCCGCCACGCCGGAACGTCCCAGCATCGTGAACGGCTCGATCGCCGCCGCCCTGCGCGGTCAGTTCGGGAACGTGCAGTTCACCGAACGGACCCGCAGGAGCGAGCTGTTCATCAACCCGCTGATGACGCTCTACTTCGTCGTCGACCTGGACGGGCTGGCCGGACGCTCCCTCTATCTGGAGCGCCTGACCGGCACCGTGCTGATGCGCCAGGTCGGCTCCGTCATCGACGGCTTCCGTGAGAACGTCCGCCGACGTCCCCCAAGGACGATCCCGCACTGA
- a CDS encoding glycosyltransferase translates to MRVALSTWGGRGDVEPLVAFAVRLREHGAQVRVCAPPDEDFARRLDAVGVPLVPFGPSARAAATRTPSPATSSAGEMVARYSVELAAGHREVFLEVAEGCDVLVATGVPAVLAGARSVAEKLGIPWIHVSFQQLTLPSPYRAPLAYPGQAYPPEVTDIPTLWRLHDRHMNAIFSEAVNATRTALGLPPVDDVASFLFGGRNWLASDPVLDPWREPADLDVVQTGAWFLHDERPLPDDLQAFLDAGEPPVYVGFGSMPMKASPDPSRAVIEAVRAHGRRAVLMRGWAGLSAVDEAGDCFVVGEVNHRALFPRVAAVVHHGGAGTTATTARAGTPQVVVPQGADQPYWARRVAELGIGAAHDGPAPTAESLASALETALDPGTTERAAALAGEVRTDGAATAAKLLVEQFG, encoded by the coding sequence ATGCGTGTGGCGCTGTCGACATGGGGCGGGCGCGGAGACGTCGAGCCGCTGGTGGCGTTCGCCGTGCGGTTGCGGGAACACGGCGCGCAGGTGCGGGTGTGCGCGCCGCCGGACGAGGACTTCGCGCGGCGGCTGGACGCGGTCGGGGTGCCGCTGGTGCCGTTCGGCCCGTCGGCGCGCGCGGCGGCGACCCGGACGCCGTCGCCGGCCACGTCGTCCGCGGGGGAGATGGTGGCCCGGTACTCGGTCGAGCTGGCCGCCGGTCATCGCGAGGTGTTCCTCGAGGTGGCCGAGGGATGCGACGTGCTGGTGGCGACCGGCGTCCCGGCGGTGCTGGCCGGGGCCCGGTCGGTGGCCGAGAAGCTCGGCATCCCCTGGATCCACGTGTCCTTCCAGCAGCTCACCCTGCCGTCGCCGTACCGTGCGCCGCTGGCCTACCCGGGCCAGGCCTACCCGCCGGAGGTGACCGACATCCCGACACTGTGGAGGCTGCACGACCGGCACATGAACGCGATCTTCAGCGAGGCGGTCAACGCCACCCGGACCGCGCTGGGCCTGCCGCCGGTGGACGACGTCGCCTCCTTCCTGTTCGGCGGGCGGAACTGGCTGGCCAGCGATCCGGTCCTGGACCCGTGGCGGGAGCCGGCGGACCTGGACGTCGTGCAGACCGGCGCGTGGTTCCTGCACGACGAACGCCCCCTCCCGGACGATCTGCAGGCGTTCCTGGACGCGGGCGAGCCGCCGGTGTACGTGGGATTCGGCAGCATGCCGATGAAGGCGTCGCCGGACCCGTCCCGTGCGGTCATCGAGGCGGTCCGCGCGCACGGCCGCCGCGCGGTGCTCATGCGCGGCTGGGCCGGCCTGTCCGCGGTCGACGAGGCCGGCGACTGCTTCGTCGTCGGCGAGGTCAACCATCGGGCGCTGTTCCCCCGCGTGGCCGCGGTCGTCCACCACGGCGGCGCGGGCACCACGGCGACGACCGCCCGCGCCGGCACGCCGCAGGTGGTCGTCCCGCAGGGGGCGGACCAGCCGTACTGGGCACGCCGCGTCGCCGAGCTGGGCATCGGCGCGGCCCATGACGGCCCGGCCCCGACCGCCGAGTCGCTGGCGTCCGCGCTGGAGACGGCGCTGGACCCCGGGACCACCGAACGAGCGGCCGCGCTGGCGGGGGAGGTCCGCACGGACGGCGCGGCGACGGCCGCGAAGCTGCTGGTCGAGCAGTTCGGCTGA
- a CDS encoding DUF2235 domain-containing protein — MRHLIVSCDGTWNTPEIASVTNVRRLHNALDDKDEDGNRQLGYYQPGVGSSGGLVGRLLGGGAGVGLERQVQDAYHWLTTRYEPGDRIALFGFSRGAYTVRSLAGMVAACGLIETNGLSEAMTWKKIDQIYRRRYRARRKGDTGWRRGLSFRFDPDDKAGFPVHFIGVWDTVGALGVPDYLGWLNLLDRSSRHDFHDLTLNPYVRHARHALAMDERRGPYAPTLWTEPAPKRGVGPKQVVKQVWFPGSHMDVGGGHLQRGLSDCSLQWMIDEAREAVNLGFRKTTIDQIRPDPLDVLHDDDRAMFGLLEPLVDPVLRPWLEVFLAPQPRAVPLIDPYDRDPVLHESVYERHQNAPITSGPYRPTVVLAPGESKTVAVFSYNPWNETGLYLEEGEYEFVAVGEWTDRGIPSGPAGTTGLRQFNPMTEGLRILGTFIGYSEKFFRKVSGNEAAKPIGSRRETDLPWMSLVGVVANNAVPVRKALRTHERIAIGGGTVHRVTKSGYLYAFANDAWGFYGNNEGSVRLTVTRKS, encoded by the coding sequence ATGCGTCATCTCATCGTGTCCTGTGACGGCACCTGGAACACGCCTGAAATCGCGTCCGTCACCAACGTGCGCCGTCTGCACAACGCCCTGGACGACAAGGACGAAGACGGGAACAGGCAACTCGGTTACTACCAGCCGGGGGTCGGCAGTTCGGGCGGCCTGGTCGGCAGGCTGCTGGGCGGCGGCGCCGGGGTGGGGCTGGAACGCCAGGTGCAGGACGCGTACCACTGGCTGACGACACGGTACGAGCCCGGGGACCGCATCGCGCTGTTCGGGTTCAGCCGGGGGGCCTACACGGTGCGCAGCCTGGCCGGAATGGTCGCGGCCTGCGGCCTGATCGAGACCAACGGCCTGAGCGAGGCGATGACCTGGAAGAAGATCGACCAGATCTACCGCCGCCGATACCGGGCGCGCCGTAAGGGGGACACCGGCTGGCGCCGCGGGCTGTCGTTCCGGTTCGACCCGGACGACAAGGCCGGGTTCCCGGTGCACTTCATAGGGGTGTGGGACACGGTCGGCGCGCTCGGTGTGCCGGACTACCTGGGCTGGCTCAATCTGCTGGACAGAAGCAGCCGTCATGACTTCCATGACCTGACGCTGAATCCGTATGTCCGGCACGCCCGCCACGCCCTGGCCATGGACGAACGCCGTGGCCCCTATGCGCCCACTCTCTGGACGGAGCCGGCGCCGAAGAGGGGCGTCGGGCCGAAGCAGGTCGTCAAGCAGGTGTGGTTCCCCGGCAGCCACATGGACGTCGGCGGCGGCCACCTGCAGCGGGGACTGAGCGACTGCAGCCTGCAGTGGATGATCGACGAGGCGCGCGAGGCCGTCAATCTCGGCTTCCGCAAGACGACGATCGACCAGATCCGGCCCGACCCCCTCGACGTCCTCCACGACGACGACCGCGCCATGTTCGGCCTGCTCGAACCCCTGGTCGACCCGGTGCTCAGGCCGTGGCTCGAAGTCTTCCTCGCGCCGCAGCCGAGGGCCGTCCCCCTGATCGACCCCTACGACCGGGACCCCGTGCTGCACGAGTCCGTTTACGAACGCCACCAGAACGCGCCCATCACCAGCGGGCCGTACCGGCCCACCGTGGTGCTCGCCCCGGGGGAGTCGAAGACGGTCGCCGTGTTCTCCTACAACCCGTGGAACGAGACGGGGCTCTACCTCGAGGAAGGCGAATACGAATTCGTCGCCGTGGGGGAATGGACCGACCGCGGCATCCCGTCCGGCCCCGCGGGCACCACCGGGCTGCGCCAGTTCAACCCGATGACCGAGGGATTGCGCATTCTGGGGACGTTCATCGGGTACAGCGAGAAGTTCTTCCGGAAGGTGTCCGGGAACGAGGCGGCGAAGCCGATCGGCTCCCGCCGTGAGACGGACCTGCCGTGGATGTCGCTGGTCGGAGTCGTCGCCAACAACGCGGTCCCCGTCAGGAAGGCGCTGCGCACGCACGAGCGGATCGCCATCGGCGGCGGCACGGTCCATCGTGTGACCAAGAGCGGCTATCTCTACGCGTTCGCCAACGACGCGTGGGGCTTTTACGGCAACAACGAGGGCAGCGTGCGCCTCACGGTGACCAGGAAAAGCTGA
- a CDS encoding peroxidase family protein produces MQKTMQRERPVREAPRAPKAEQYEEYLGGSPEAERVIFEKLARDLMEVQLKLRERGGAAGIDRTFHAKAILGVENATLSIRTDLPEDLRVGFAQPGTDHPVIVRLSNASGIRQPDFAPDLRGVALRIQAGPDRVHDLLMTNHPVSHAKDAREFVAFAQAMADADDPLSTGVALLAKLPLAVGWGSALRMWRNIAAGTGREVRSLALETYWSRGAIMWGAAGPVRYRLRPAPDAPSAPPASKSDPDYLAHEIATRLTKSDVVFELCVQRYVDTERTPVENGAAEWRDEDAPVVPVATLTIPRQDLDTAEARAIAERVDALAFDPWNTTEEFRPLGNLNRARKAAYEAAAAHRLGHRFLTPTPRRNQVVGRVLETGFNVVNRVVPWHRLPTPLGVLNLTVFRQVLRRDNLIDTEIRESVPKTHPVPEPVPEEMRVRRSYDGSYNDLSAPSMGAVGSAFGRNMPAVHRPDLFDTPNPVTVSRELLQREAFVPARSLNLIAAAWIQFQVHDWVNHKRYPAGTISVEVPLPRGMTWRNTPGGKPEKVMRFAEDEGLQAGDGTRPPILFANHASHWWDGSEVYGGDEAVARSLREDGGAKLRLEEGHLPSGPGGIPITGFRDNWWLGLSVMHTLFAREHNAVCEALRAEYPRLDEDAVYHTARLIVSALIAKIHTVEWTPAILATEEIDIALNTNWSGPRDWLTRLGAWLVDEHALTGIPETLPEHHGVPYSLTEDFVTVYRMHPLIPDDFQIADHGSGRLLDTLSLNDVMGARTETAFRKVGLPNALYSFGIAHPGAITLFNYPRTLQTFERDGEIIDLSVVDIVRTRRRGVPRYNDFRAGVHKPRIRRFEDLSSDPDTVARLKDVYRSVDEIDTMVGLFAENPPEGFGFSDTAFRIFILMASRRLQSDRFLTVDYRPEIYTPLGMDWIERNGMKSVILRHCPELAGFLPRDASAFAPWRPVMPGKEQPRVKRR; encoded by the coding sequence ATGCAGAAGACCATGCAGCGTGAGCGCCCTGTCCGGGAGGCTCCGCGCGCTCCCAAGGCCGAGCAGTACGAGGAGTATCTCGGCGGCAGTCCCGAGGCCGAAAGGGTGATCTTCGAAAAGCTCGCCCGGGACCTCATGGAGGTCCAGTTGAAGCTCAGGGAGCGCGGCGGGGCCGCCGGCATCGACCGGACCTTCCACGCGAAGGCGATCCTCGGGGTGGAGAACGCCACGCTGAGCATCCGCACGGACCTTCCCGAGGACCTGCGGGTCGGTTTCGCCCAGCCCGGGACCGACCATCCGGTCATCGTGCGGCTGTCGAACGCCAGCGGGATCCGGCAGCCGGACTTCGCACCCGATCTGCGCGGCGTCGCGCTGCGGATCCAGGCGGGGCCCGATCGGGTGCACGACCTGCTGATGACGAACCATCCGGTCTCGCACGCCAAGGACGCCCGGGAGTTCGTGGCGTTCGCGCAGGCCATGGCGGACGCGGACGACCCGCTCAGCACCGGGGTCGCGTTACTGGCCAAGCTGCCCCTGGCGGTGGGCTGGGGCTCGGCCCTGCGGATGTGGCGGAACATCGCCGCGGGCACCGGCCGCGAGGTGCGGAGCCTGGCGCTGGAGACGTACTGGAGCCGTGGCGCGATCATGTGGGGGGCCGCCGGACCGGTGCGTTACCGGCTCCGCCCCGCCCCGGACGCGCCCTCGGCCCCGCCCGCGTCCAAGAGCGACCCCGACTATCTGGCGCACGAGATCGCCACGCGGCTGACCAAGTCGGACGTGGTCTTCGAACTGTGCGTGCAGCGTTACGTGGACACCGAGCGCACGCCCGTGGAGAACGGCGCGGCCGAATGGAGGGACGAGGACGCGCCCGTCGTTCCGGTGGCGACGCTGACGATCCCGCGGCAGGACCTCGACACGGCCGAGGCGCGCGCCATCGCCGAACGCGTCGACGCACTCGCCTTCGACCCGTGGAACACCACGGAGGAGTTCCGCCCGCTGGGCAACCTGAACCGGGCGCGCAAGGCCGCCTACGAGGCCGCCGCCGCGCATCGCCTGGGCCACCGGTTCCTCACCCCGACGCCCAGACGCAACCAGGTCGTCGGACGGGTCCTGGAGACCGGGTTCAACGTCGTCAACCGGGTGGTGCCGTGGCACCGGCTGCCGACCCCGCTCGGCGTTTTGAACCTCACGGTCTTCCGGCAGGTGCTGCGCCGCGACAACCTCATCGACACCGAGATCCGGGAGAGCGTGCCGAAGACGCATCCGGTGCCCGAGCCCGTTCCCGAGGAGATGCGGGTGCGGCGCAGCTACGACGGGTCGTACAACGACCTGTCCGCGCCGTCGATGGGGGCCGTCGGCTCGGCGTTCGGCCGCAACATGCCGGCGGTCCACCGGCCCGACCTCTTCGACACCCCCAACCCGGTGACCGTGAGCAGGGAACTGCTCCAGCGCGAGGCGTTCGTCCCGGCGCGGTCGCTGAACCTCATCGCCGCCGCGTGGATCCAGTTCCAGGTGCACGACTGGGTCAACCACAAGCGGTACCCGGCCGGGACCATCAGCGTCGAGGTGCCGCTGCCGCGCGGGATGACCTGGCGCAACACCCCGGGCGGAAAGCCCGAGAAGGTGATGCGCTTCGCCGAGGACGAGGGCCTGCAGGCCGGTGACGGGACGCGCCCGCCGATCCTGTTCGCCAACCACGCCTCCCACTGGTGGGACGGCTCGGAGGTGTACGGCGGGGACGAGGCCGTCGCCAGGTCCCTGCGCGAGGACGGCGGCGCCAAGCTCCGCCTGGAGGAGGGTCACCTGCCGTCGGGGCCCGGCGGCATCCCGATCACGGGATTCAGGGACAACTGGTGGCTGGGCCTCAGCGTCATGCACACCCTGTTCGCCCGCGAGCACAACGCGGTGTGCGAGGCCCTGCGGGCCGAGTACCCGCGCCTGGACGAGGACGCCGTCTACCACACGGCCCGCCTGATCGTCTCGGCCCTGATCGCGAAGATCCACACCGTGGAGTGGACCCCCGCCATCCTGGCCACCGAGGAGATCGACATCGCGCTGAACACCAACTGGTCGGGGCCGCGGGACTGGCTGACCCGGCTGGGGGCCTGGCTGGTGGACGAGCATGCGCTGACCGGCATCCCCGAGACGCTGCCCGAGCACCACGGCGTGCCCTACTCGCTGACGGAGGACTTCGTCACCGTCTACCGGATGCACCCGCTGATCCCCGACGACTTCCAGATCGCCGACCACGGCTCCGGCCGGCTGCTGGACACGCTGAGCCTCAACGACGTGATGGGCGCCCGCACCGAGACCGCCTTCCGCAAGGTCGGCCTGCCGAACGCGCTGTACTCGTTCGGCATCGCCCATCCGGGGGCGATCACCCTGTTCAACTATCCGCGCACGCTGCAGACGTTCGAGCGGGACGGGGAGATCATCGACCTGTCCGTGGTCGACATCGTCCGCACCCGCCGCCGCGGCGTCCCGCGCTACAACGACTTCCGCGCCGGGGTCCACAAGCCGCGCATCCGGCGCTTCGAGGACCTGTCCTCCGACCCGGACACGGTGGCGCGGCTCAAGGACGTCTACCGCTCCGTCGACGAGATCGACACCATGGTCGGGCTCTTCGCGGAGAACCCGCCCGAGGGCTTCGGCTTCAGCGACACCGCCTTCCGCATCTTCATCCTCATGGCGAGCCGCCGCCTGCAGAGCGACCGCTTCCTCACCGTCGACTACCGGCCCGAGATCTACACCCCGCTGGGGATGGACTGGATCGAGCGCAACGGCATGAAGAGCGTCATCCTGCGGCACTGCCCCGAACTGGCGGGCTTCCTGCCCAGGGACGCCAGCGCGTTCGCGCCGTGGCGCCCGGTCATGCCCGGCAAGGAGCAGCCGAGGGTCAAGCGCCGGTGA